In Zingiber officinale cultivar Zhangliang chromosome 9B, Zo_v1.1, whole genome shotgun sequence, the genomic window GCTTGTTGCGGTGGCTTTTACCAACTATGCCATTGTATGGTGGGATCAGCTGACCCTGAGTAGACGTCGGAACCGTGAGCTTCCCATCGACAATTGGGAGGATATGAAAGTCGTTATGAGAAGAAGGTTTGTTCCATCTCACTATTATCGGGACTTACATTTGAAATTGTAAAGTCTGAAGCAGGGGTCCATGACTGTGGAAGACTACCACAAGGAGATGGAGATAGCCTTGATTCAGGCTAACATTGAGGAGGACCAAGAGGCGACCATGGATCGGTTCATTTGTGGCCTGAACCGTGAGATTGCCAATATTGTTGAGCTGCATCACTACGTGGAGCTTGACGATGTGGTGCACATGGCAATGAAAGTTGAAAGACAACTCAAGAAAGGAGTGCGATCATCTTCCAAGTATGAGGCTGCGAGTTCATCACCTTGGAAGCAGAAGTGGGGATCATCAAAACCAACGGAGAAAGTAGTTTCAAAATCAAAGGGAGAAACGAATGTGGCCAAGACACAACCTAGCAACAAAGATAAGGGTAACTCATCTTCCCAACCTCAAAGAAATCGTGACATCAAATGTTTTCATTAGTTAGGATCAGGTCATATTGCTTCTCAATGCCCAAACAAGCGATCAATGATCATGTTGGATAATGGGGAGATCGAAACTGAAGATGAAGGAAATGAGTCCACTCCATTAGTTGAAGATACTAGTGATGTTGAGCTTGCTGTTGATGGCCAAGCTCTTGTTGTGCTAAGAGCTCTCCATATGCAAGCCAAAGAAGACGATGACGGGCTGCAAAGGGAGAACATCTTCTACATCAACTGCCATGTGAAAGATCGGGTATACAGTTTGATTATTGATAGTGGCAGTCGTGTTAATGTAACAAGCAAGTTGATGATAGACAAGCTTGGCCTACCTACCTTGGAGCATCCAAAGCcgtataaactccaatggctcaATGACAGTGGTGAAATGAAGGTAACCAAGCAGGTCCTTGTTTCATTTACGATTGGAAGGTACACGGATGAGGTTCTGTGTGATGTTGTACCCATGCAAGCTAGCCATTTGCTTCTTGGAAGACTATGGCAATTTGACAGACGGACCACACATGATGGGTACAAGAACCGCTACAACTTCAGCAAGGATGGTAGGAACATTACACTTGCACCTTTGACACCTCGTCAAGTATTTGAGGAACAACTCCAGATCAAAAAGTTcgttgcagtaagaggaaaaggTGTAGCtgagatagaaaaagaaaatgagagtgaaaatgaaaaaaaaattgtggactaagaataaaaaaaaagagtggaaaaaaaaaaagattgaaaGTTTGGccttgaaaaagaaagaagaaagaaaaatgagcttctatgcaaaagaaagagagatcaAAAGTGCTTTTAACTCCGATAGACCGATGATCTTGTTTCTATACAAGGAGGTCTATCTTTCTTTGGCTGACCATAATGTTTCTTTACCTAGTGCTGTGATGTCTCTTTTGCAGGATTTTAAGGATGTCTTTTCCGAGGATACACCACCTGGGTTACCACCCAAAAGAGGAATCGAGCATCAGATTGATCTCATTCCGGGAGCTTCCATTCCAAACCGACCAGCTTATCGAAGTAGTCCAGAAGAGACCAAAGAGCTTCAAAGGCAAGTTGAAGAACTTATGACCAAAGGACATGTTCGTGAAAGCATGAGTCCCTGTGTTGTGCCTGTGCTGCTGGTTCCAAAGAAAGACGAGACTTGGAGGATGTGCGTGGATTGTTGAGCTGTAAACAAGATAACGGTAAAGTATCGTCACCATATTCCTCGCTTAGATGACATGCTTGATGAATTACATGgatccactatattttctaagATTGATTTGAAGAGTGAGTATCATCAAATTCGAATTAAGGAAGGGGATGAGTGGAAAACAGCTTTTAAGACAAAACAGGggttatatgaatggttagtgaTGCTATTTGGATTGACGAATGCTCCTAGCACATTTATGCGTCTCATGAACCATGTGCTACGTGCATTTATTGGAAAATTTGTTGTTGTTTACTTTGATGACATTTTGATCTATAGCAAGAGTTTGCATGACTATATTGATAATTTGAAATGTGTGCTTGAAGCTTCGAGGGTGAAAAATTGTTTGCTAACCTTAAGAAATGCAGCTTTTGCGTAGATATGGTTGTTTTTCTTGGATTTGTTGTTAGTTCCAGAGGCATGGAAGTTGATGAGGAGAAGGTGAAAGCTATCAGGGAATGGCCTACCCCTAGCACCATCACTGAAGTAAGGAGTTTTCATGATTTAGCCgggttctataggaggtttgtgccaAATTTCAGCACCATCGCTGCCCCTTTGACGGAAATCATCAAGAAGAATGTTGTATTTAAGTGGGGAGAGGCACAAGAGAAAGCCTTCAACACATTAAAAGAAAAGCTAAGCTCTACTCCTTTACTACttctaccagatttttctaaggcttttgaaatcgaatgtgatgcttctggtatACCTTGGAAACCTTAGGTTTTCTACGATTCCGgagttatcaatatttttttttcaaaattacccTTCGAAGAGGAGATGAGCAGGGATGTCGATCGCGGCATCACTATGCCTTCTCTCCCCTTCGAGCTCTGTACCTGTTCATTCTTCGTGGAGATGGCGCACCAGCGGCTTGCGGAGGAGGCGGCGTCGGTTGCTTGCAGAGGAGGTGGCGCCGGTGCGGGTTGCTTGCGGAGGAGGCGGCGCCGGTGCCAACAACGGCAGATGGCAGTCTTCAAAAGCGTCTGCATCTCGATTGCAAGTGTTCGCTACCACTCGTGCTCGCGAGCGGCCCTACAAGCCTGCAAATAATTCAATAGAGGCACCAAAGCCTTGTACCATACGAGGATCAGGACGAGGACGCTCAGACAAGCGATCCTAGGCGAGGTGATCTCAAAGCGGAGCCTCGGAGGGAGGAGCGGCGACGAGCCTCTACCGAAATATCCAAAAGAGAAGGAACAGACTGCGAGCTTAGAAGCCGAATCTTCTGCTACAACATTTCCTCCCCAACCTCCGTTCTACCTGAGAGTGCTCGACCTCCCGAAAAAACGCAGAGTCCAAGAACCCCCAAATCCCAATCCAGCAAGACAGCCAACGACAGCGAGAAGACCCCCTAGAATTGCCCAATGCCTGAAGGAGCCTGACACAGGGAAGAAATCTCCGGCTGCATCAGAGCTGCAATCGGATCAAGACCTCAATGAAGCAAGCGATCAAGAGGGAGAGCTCTCTTGGGCAGTGCAGTCAAGAACAAGCAAAGCGAGGACGCGAATGGAAATGGAGACGAAGGGACGAGGAATGATGCAGTCGAGTTCGCTCGCCAAGAAAACCCTAATTCTAGCTGGTCCGCGCCGATGGCTCTGAGAAGGGGAGCGAGGCCTGCAGGCGAACGCGGAAGAAGAGTCCAGACGCGAATGTTAAAAACTTTTTCCGTGGATTTGTTATCCCAAGGGTAAATTAGTAAATGTAAAACTAAATAATTGTATAATCTTAGTTGAACCAAACACCTAATAAATTATGTtgtattccccataaccttgattatgtgattacctagtaatcacataactaaggttatagatgatgacttgaaccaaacgcaccctaaaagaTAAAGACATGACCCTTCAATCCgattttttgttattatatttatgtatttattttcttataccatattttttagaaaacgaAGATTCATACTCATATATTCTTATCTTTTCTCTATTTAAGTTCTTATTTCGTTCCTAGAATTTATGAGATTAGAAGAGACATGTTCTTATCAGTTATCACTTTGTACTCCAAGTGAACATTCAATTTGTGGCATTACAATATTCTCTAGTCATATCCTAAGATCGTTTAGGGAGCTCTCAATATGTAGATCAAAGCAATCTATTTGAAACCAATTAACAAAAGAAATCGATCAAGTTTTTTTACAATAAAAATGATGGGATCGAGATCGGGCCCAGCTGTAGGAGTCAGGATCTAACCAATGTTCATTATAGTGGATACATGCCAGCATATCTGTTACGATCATGAAAGTTTTCAGCGTATATGGAAGTAATAAAGGCACATTTAGAATTCAGGACCTCGAGAGTAGTCCGTGGTGTCAAGTTTGTTCGATAAAATGCAGAGAAGAACACGGCAGATGAGAAAGCTACAATTGCAGGTGTAAAACCAGCACGCCTGTTTGTTTATGATCGCACACTTGAACTAACGCAAAGAAAAACAGCACCATCCATTGAAATTGTTGCCTTTTTTCTATGGTCTTTTTATTTAGTTAAAAGCTGATGAAATTGCAGCTAAAACtaactaatgaatgaaaatgGCTCACTGAGACAAATGACCTAGGAACCATAGAACAAAAAACACACCAAACTCACGCAGTATGTGATTTATTACCTTGAGGATTGTATTCAGCTTCAACTATGAAGGTAAAATTTGTTACAGGCAAAGACACTGATATAGGATAAGCTGATTCTTATGGTGCTCTGTCTTCATTCTTGCTCGCCGATGGTAGAAGATTTGCTTTCGCTGGGAATTGCCTCTGTTGAAGGAACATAGGACCAAGTGATAGCAGCGCCAGTGATTGTAATGGCAAGACAGATTGAACCCCAAAACCATTTCTGTCTCCTCTTGCGCCTATTCCGTTGTTGTCTAGCCATTTCTACAGAACCAGAAGTTGTATCACAAACATTAGATttcaattcaaaatattttagATAAGCAAAAGAGTTGTAGATTACAGATTTGACAGGATAAGGATACTTTCACGATTCAAATAGCCAAATGCCCCAACTGCTGGCCGTTATTGCAACCAGAGTTCAATTTGTCATATATACagatgaaaaataaaaactaaaaaaatgaaaatactgACAGTAGGAATTTACTTTGGAATGAAACGTGCTggctaatataaaaaaattatcatctaaCATTCTCGAACAAAGCCCTACCTTACTGACGTTATATTTGCTTCTCTAGAGCATGAAACATAAAGGGAATAATACttctatcatattcatatcaaaGACACCGGTTACCACTGAAACAGGTATTTATGAAGTTAAATATCAACAGAAAAGTAATATAATACTTGAAAAATAAAAACCAAGATCAACCAAGGAAACAGCTTGTGGAGTTGACTGATAACAGAAACGAAGCAAATTAAAGGATATTTTAAGTCCAGCATTCTCACCGACTGCCTCTTGATTCCTATGTGACATTTCCCTATTAGCAGCTTCATAATATTGGAGTCGATCCCATAGCCTAGTAATCTCAAAATTCTTTGATGCAATCTGAGGTTCCATTTCCATCTCAACTTCAGCACGAGCAGAACCTCGTACGACAGCATCAGCAACACATCGTGCAACAACAATCTGTTGGGACAATTCCGCAACAGGATCCACACTATGTTCTATATTCATATCCTCAGAGATGGATGGTGGAAGAGGAAGGCTAAAGCCTAATAGTGACAGCTGATGGGACAGTCTATGCCAGAGATCTTGCAAGTTTTGCAATGATTCTTCAGCCTGCGTCCGCTTCTGTATCTCCATCAAGAGATGAAGCTTCATCTCACGAAATTCGGCTTCAAGGTTGTTATAGGAAGATGGTGACGGTGATGTGCCATCGCTAGAAATCTCTACAATAAATGATAAACATAAGCTAACTTCTTGTATAAGTTTAAAACTACAGCATCAACTTACTTggataaaaattaagaaaaagattATAAGTTACCATGTTTCTATAAATAGTTTGGTTACCACTTTGCACATCAAAGAGCTGAAATTGAAGTTCAAGAAACAGCATGAACCAACCAAAAAAAGAGTTGGTGTTATTTATGAGTAGCAACCTATTGCTAAATAACTTATCAGTTAGAGAGGTGAACCAAAATTAGAATGTATTTTAATATCAaaaaactataactataaaacatTATACCCTTGAATTAATATGATAGAAAAATAGTAGGCTCCGTGgtgttttttgttcttttttcctTGACAACTGCTTAAAAATCCATATTATTCTATTATAGTTAAATCCTGCTGAGAATATGAAATGGTGTTTCTGACAAATGTTGATATCAGTGTATGCCATACAAAAAAACAGAATCCATGTTACTGTGGTAGTTAGAATTATACTCACTAGTATAGTAACAGATCTAACAGAGTAAGGTAGGCAATATCCAGAAATGCATAAAGGAATAACCGTTGAATTTAACATAAAACTAAGATATTGAGCTTAAGTTACTATTAGATTTCCAGATATTAGGCTTGTAGAAGTAACCAAATTAATGAATGCGTAAGTTATTATTTCTACACCTTGTGTACTATTTTGAGTATTCTTCAACAAAAATCTGTTGACGTCCCATGAAATATCTTCAAACTAGTCTAGCGAATAGCTTATTCAATTCTCTTAATAAGTTAGAAAATGCTAGAAATCTAAAATAGAAACAAGTTTGACAGCTAGAACAAAATTCAATGAGAGAAAATATGCAATGGAATAACAAATGCCCATCAGTCGATAATATAATACCAAGATATCACATGATGAAGGATTGGAACTTGAGAAGAGCACAAAAAGATACCTTCAAGAGCATCAAAGAATTCCCCTCGAGGAGTACTTGATCTAAATCGACTACAGCTATCTTCAAAATCAGAGCTACTTGCAATGCTCTGCATGTCAAAAAAGTCATCGGTGTCCTCATCTCTTTCAAGATTATATAAAGTAGGCTTCCTCGAATCCTCAGCTCCCGTCTCCCCTGTGCCCAGATTTTGATTTTGCAGCTTCCCCTCACTAGTTTCCACTCCATCAGCTTCATAGTTCCCAATATCATACTCCATTTCCTTTACCACATCAACCTTCTGTTCCACCTCTGATTGCTTAGATTGTCCATCAATGGCATCATTCTTCTGGAAACGATTAATCAAACGAGGCCCTCGTCTCTTATGATTGATCAGATATGGGGATTCCGATGTACATGATGATGGGGAATCTGGAAGCGGAGTAGTCTCCGGAGTAGCATACAGGGCAGGTGAAATGTTCGGCCGGGGAATGCTCTTCCTTACCGTGGACACTTGCGCCGTTTTTTCCACCGTGTTCGGCACCACAGGCGGCGGCTTCGGAGCAGAAACCCGAGACCCAGGCTCCAAAAGCCTTTCCAAAGCGATCGCAGTGTAAGTGGGCATCTCGGAGATGAGAGGCCAAGAAGATTAAGCAGCCTCTTAGGTAATCAAAGGTCGTATCTTTTGCACCGACGAAGCTCCGTGCTGCAAACAACAGATCAAATAAGTTACAGGGACAGCGAAAAAATTGCCAAATCGTGACCAAACGGATCAGATGACGAAACCTAATCCGGAATCATCCCCAAATAGGGCATACAGTTTGCGGTCGAATGACACCGGGGAGGAAAAAGCGGGGAAATCATGATCATGAACCAacgcagaagagaagagaaatctCGCTGTTTTGATCCAAAAAACTAGGAGACTTTGCGAGAAGAAGAGACAAAGGAGGAGAAATTTCTGGAATTTTACCTGCGCTGGCGTCGATCCTGTGAAACCCTAGGCCTCGATCCTTCGAGTTGCCAAGATTCGCCCTCCGCGATAAAATAATCCCGCGGTATGACTTGCGCATAAAGAAACACGAAAGAGACAACAATGTGATTCCCCATATGACGTCATCAGTGACCTACCTACTCGTTGTACATATCACCCTATTTACAAACAGGCATTCGACGAATAACAAACCTGGTAACAACATAGGgtcagaaaattttttaaatatacaaCCAAGACACTTACTCGTGCATTCTCTAGCCATTGCTTACCTTCGTTGATAATGGACATCAGGATACTCTGTGTGGGCCCAACTGGCCACTTGGTTTCAGAACACGTGAAAGTCGAAACtaattaaaatgattaaaaattGCGGGGATTGCGATCCCGTGCATTTCTAGCAAGTTCTGGAAGGAGGTGACCTGACTTAGTAAAACGATGGCTATAAGTCGTGCTGAATCATATTATTATTAGAGTAAACGAGAGGGCGCAGAggtatcttcttcctcaagtgtttGAAAACGGCTTCCTCTCATTTATTATCGAACACCGTCGCAACCACTTTTGGACAAAGAAAAGTCCATCGGTAGTCCCCCGCCAATTTGGTGGGATAGCAAAGAAGGAAtcaaggaaataaataaaagtGACGGGTCAGAATCTCTGCTCCGCTTTTTCtcgttcttaattttttttttctttaatcgaactaaataaaaaaacaaatttctcatctcctctccttctctctcccATTTAAATGATCTTTCTATcatttttgtatttaattttacttttaaattaattctgtttattaatttttcattaatacttatatatattttttatttaatttaattttattttttaattaattttatttattattttttcattaatacttttatatatatatatatatatatatatattaatttttatttagttttatttttaaattaattttgtttattattttttcattaatacttatatatattttttaattttattcaatttttgtttagttttattttttaactaattttgtttattatttttcattaatactaatatatattttaattttatttaagtttaatttaaatttttaattaattttttttattattgtttcattaatacttatatgaattttttttaatttttatttagttttattttttaattaattttgtttattatttttaaaattttatttaatttttatgtaGTTTTATtgctttaatcaattttgtttataatttttttatcaaattttttttattttatataattttttatatatgtcaGAATCTCTCCCTTCCTTTAAATTACCTTCATAATTCGATACTTAAATTACCCCTAtctaactcttgacacatgtcagaatcttCTCTCTTTAAATCATTCCTCCCTCCGACACAcataacacatgtcagaatctctcaccctctttaaattactcatcctccaaccattgacatctgtcaaaacactccctccctttaaattacccctcttcaacgcttgacatatgtcagaatcTCCTCTCCCTTGAAATTACTCcccccccttccaacccttgacatatgTCAAAATATCTCATCTCTTTAAATTACTCCTCTTCCAACcgttgacacatgtcaaaatctctcatcactttaaattacccccttccaactcttgacacatgtcaaaactccccactctctttaaattactcatcctccaatccttgacacatgtcaaaacactcttctccctttaaattaccccctccaacccttgacacatgtcagaaccttccctccccttaaattacccacccttcaactcttcaaaacctcccctccccttaaattactcacccttcaactcttgacacatgtcaaaacctctccctttaaatcctcctctcacacttgATTTTTAGTTACTCTTCAATCACACCTCCCTCTACTGCTATCTCCCTCTTAgtctctccttctcttttcctgAAACATAGTTATCTTCTTAGTCATTACTTTtcatatttcataaaaggaaactatggATGATTATTTGAgtttattttcagatagttggtcaattgagaatgatgttcctaCTGGAGAGAGTATCTCCAACAACAGTCGCGATTATACAGTCGAATTTACCacagatcaggttagttattatcattattttatgcatattcgtt contains:
- the LOC122024241 gene encoding uncharacterized protein LOC122024241, producing the protein MPTYTAIALERLLEPGSRVSAPKPPPVVPNTVEKTAQVSTVRKSIPRPNISPALYATPETTPLPDSPSSCTSESPYLINHKRRGPRLINRFQKNDAIDGQSKQSEVEQKVDVVKEMEYDIGNYEADGVETSEGKLQNQNLGTGETGAEDSRKPTLYNLERDEDTDDFFDMQSIASSSDFEDSCSRFRSSTPRGEFFDALEEISSDGTSPSPSSYNNLEAEFREMKLHLLMEIQKRTQAEESLQNLQDLWHRLSHQLSLLGFSLPLPPSISEDMNIEHSVDPVAELSQQIVVARCVADAVVRGSARAEVEMEMEPQIASKNFEITRLWDRLQYYEAANREMSHRNQEAVEMARQQRNRRKRRQKWFWGSICLAITITGAAITWSYVPSTEAIPSESKSSTIGEQE